A part of Rhodamnia argentea isolate NSW1041297 chromosome 8, ASM2092103v1, whole genome shotgun sequence genomic DNA contains:
- the LOC115738298 gene encoding probable splicing factor 3A subunit 1: MLGATPILPLPAPPSDGNLGPLPPSQLPEEQEEDKTENEDKSKATPASVATHTRTIGIIHPPPDIKNIVDKTAQFVAKNGPEFERRIIANNAGNAKFNFLNSSDPYHAYYQHRLSEFRAQTQASAQQTPQPADSAVSESVPAAPVVQATAESIQSDILAQLKPVRKVLEPPETEQYTVRLPEGITGEELDIIKLTAQFVARNGKSFLTGLTSREINNPQFHFLKPTHSMFMFFTALADAYSKVLMPPKGLTDKLQKSVADMTTVLERCLHRLEWERSQEQARQRAEDEIEQERMQMAMIDWHDFVVVETIDFADDEDEDLPPPMTIEEVIRRSKMSNLEEEEMVEPGREVEMEMDEEEVQLVEEGMRAASIEENDDERKIVARDNEEEPPMRIVKNWKRPEERIPAERDPTKFVVSPITGELILINEMSEHMRISLIDPKYKEQKERMFAKIRETTLAQDDEISRNIVGLARTRPDIFGTTEEEVSNAVKAEIEKKKDEQPKQVIWDGHTGSIGRTANQALSQNANMDEQNDAGNDARTLPGPAAPPPRPMLPSIRPLPPPPGLALNLPRVPPNPVQYTAQTSGAFPVPPPRPPGMPMVSPVRPPPPPMPMTSGQQPMMVNGPPMPHHLSMNPSGLPAPPPPGSQFTPMPVPRPFVPMPVPPTGLPMMPPPPPPPSSQGIAPPPPPEEAPPPLPEEPEPKRQKLDDTALIPEDQFLAQNPGPARINVSVPNLDEGNLKGQVLEIAVQSLSETVGSLKEKIAGEIQLPANKQKLSGKPGFLKDNISLAHYNIKDGETLALSLRERGGRKR; the protein is encoded by the exons ATGTTGGGTGCAACACCTATTTTGCCCCTTCCTGCCCCACCTTCTGATGGAAATCTTGGTCCTCTTCCTCCATCTCAATTGCcggaggagcaggaggaggatAAAACAGAAAATGAGGACAAGAGTAAAGCTACGCCTGCTTCAGTTGCTACCCACACAAGGACAATCGGAATTATACATCCTCCTCCAGACATCAAGAACATTGTCGACAAAACAGCTCAATTTGTTGCAAAGAATGGACCTGAATTTGAGAGAAGGATTATCGCAAACAATGCTGGCAATGcaaagttcaattttttgaacTCCTCTGACCCTTACCATGCATATTACCAGCATAGATTATCTGAATTTCGGGCCCAGACTCAGGCTTCAGCACAGCAGACACCTCAGCCTGCAGATTCTGCTGTATCTGAGTCAGTTCCAGCTGCCCCTGTAGTGCAGGCTACAGCAGAGTCGATTCAATCAGACATCTTAGCCCAGTTGAAACCTGTACGTAAAGTTCTTGAGCCTCCAGAGACAGAACAATACACTGTCCGGCTTCCTGAGGGTATTACTGGGGAAGAACTCGACATTATAAAGCTCACAGCGCAGTTTGTGGCTAGAAATGGGAAGTCATTCTTAACCGGGTTGACTAGCAGGGAAATAAACAATCCTCAGTTTCATTTTCTCAAGCCTACTCATAGTATGTTTATGTTCTTCACTGCACTGGCTGATGCCTATTCAAAGGTGCTGATGCCTCCAAAGGGGTTGACAGATAAGCTTCAGAAGAGTGTTGCGGATATGACAACTGTGCTGGAAAGGTGTTTGCATCGGCTAGAATGGGAACGATCTCAAGAGCAGGCAAGGCAAAGGGCAGAAGATGAGATTGAGCAAGAGAGGATGCAAATGGCTATGATAGATTGGCATGATTTTGTTGTGGTCGAGACCATAGATTttgcagatgatgaagatgaagacctTCCACCTCCAATGACTATTGAAGAGGTTATACGGAGAAGTAAGATGTCTAATctggaagaggaagagatggtTGAGCCTGGAAGGGAGGTGGAAATGGAAATGGATGAGGAGGAGGTACAACTTGTTGAAGAGGGTATGAGGGCAGCTAGcattgaagaaaatgatgatgaGAGGAAGATTGTGGCCAGGGACAATGAGGAGGAACCACCTATGAGAATAGTAAAGAATTGGAAGAGACCAGAAGAGAGAATACCTGCTGAGAGAGACCCAACCAAATTTGTTGTTTCCCCTATTACTGGTGAACTGATCCTGATTAATGAAATGTCGGAACACATGAGAATTTCTCTAATTGATCCAAAGTACAAGGAACAGAAAGAGAGAATGTTCGCCAAGATTAGGGAGACTACTCTTGCTCAGGATGATGAAATATCTAGGAATATCGTTGGACTTGCAAGGACTCGTCCGGACATTTTTGGTACGACTGAGGAAGAAGTTTCTAATGCAGTGAAGGctgaaattgaaaagaagaaagatgagcAACCAAAGCAGGTTATATGGGATGGTCATACTGGCAGCATTGGACGCACTGCAAATCAAGCTTTGTCTCAGAATGCTAACATGGACGAACAGAATGATGCTGGAAATGATGCAAGGACTCTTCCTGGTCCTGCTGCTCCTCCACCAAGGCCTATGCTTCCATCTATtcgccctctccctcctcctccgggACTTGCCTTGAATCTTCCTCGTGTCCCTCCAAACCCAGTCCAATATACTGCGCAAACTAGCGGTGCATTTCCGGTGCCTCCTCCCAGGCCTCCAGGTATGCCAATGGTATCTCCAGTTcgtccaccaccacctccaatGCCCATGACTTCTGGACAGCAGCCCATGATGGTTAATGGGCCACCTATGCCACATCATTTATCTATGAATCCATCTGGACTTCCTGCACCACCTCCTCCTGGATCTCAATTTACACCCATGCCGGTTCCGCGACCTTTTGTCCCCATGCCTGTTCCCCCAACTGGTTTGCCCATGatgccgccgccaccaccgcctccTTCGTCACAGGGAATTGCTCCACCCCCACCTCCTGAGGAGGCACCTCCACCTCTTCCAGAAGAGCCAGAGCCAAAGAGGCAGAAGCTTGATGACACTGCCCTTATTCCGGAGGATCAGTTTCTGGCCCAAAATCCA GGCCCTGCTCGTATTAATGTATCTGTGCCCAATCTCGACGAAGGAAATCTTAAAGGCCAGGTGTTGGAAATTGCGGTGCAGTCCTTATCCGAAACTGTGGGCAGTCTGAAGGAAAAGATTGCTGGGGAGATACAATTACCAGCAAATAAACAGAAATTGAGTGGAAAACCTGGTTTCCTCAAGGATAATATTTCTCTTGCGCATTACAACATCAAAGATGGGGAAACCCTTGCACTTTCTCTGAGGGAACGTGGTGGCAGAAAGCGATGA